The Methylomonas montana genome has a window encoding:
- a CDS encoding SDR family oxidoreductase has protein sequence MHTVKRTVLVTGASSGIGRAIARLLLADGHRVIGTARDSGRFGRPDPNFVGMALDLAKLAEIPAFAKQIQNNFPELDAVVFAAGYGQFGGLEQFSFEQIENLMTVNFTAQAFLTRALLPKLKQKTHASLVYIGSEAALKGSRNGSIYCASKFALRGFTQALRDECGKSAVRVSLVNPGMVDTAFFDTLSFAPGKQPGQALSAGDVADAVAYILQAGPHCAIDEINLNPPSKVIEFKK, from the coding sequence AAAGCGCACGGTGCTGGTAACGGGCGCCAGTTCCGGCATCGGCCGGGCGATTGCCCGGCTGTTATTAGCTGACGGCCATCGAGTGATAGGCACCGCCAGAGACAGCGGCCGCTTCGGCCGTCCCGATCCGAATTTCGTCGGCATGGCGCTGGACCTGGCAAAATTGGCCGAGATTCCGGCATTCGCCAAGCAAATCCAAAACAACTTCCCGGAACTGGATGCGGTGGTGTTTGCGGCCGGTTACGGCCAATTCGGCGGTCTGGAACAGTTTTCGTTCGAGCAGATCGAAAATCTGATGACTGTCAATTTCACTGCCCAGGCCTTTCTGACGCGGGCGCTATTGCCGAAATTAAAGCAAAAAACTCACGCCAGCCTGGTCTATATCGGCTCGGAAGCGGCCTTAAAAGGCAGCCGCAACGGCAGCATCTATTGCGCCAGCAAATTCGCGTTGCGCGGTTTTACCCAGGCTTTGCGCGACGAATGCGGTAAAAGCGCGGTGCGGGTGTCCTTGGTGAATCCGGGCATGGTCGATACCGCATTTTTTGATACATTGTCGTTCGCCCCTGGCAAGCAGCCCGGCCAAGCGTTATCGGCCGGCGACGTTGCCGATGCCGTTGCCTATATCCTGCAAGCCGGCCCGCATTGTGCAATCGACGAAATCAATCTGAATCCGCCCAGCAAAGTCATCGAATTTAAGAAATAA